One window of Athalia rosae chromosome 4, iyAthRosa1.1, whole genome shotgun sequence genomic DNA carries:
- the LOC105692622 gene encoding 60S ribosomal protein L32 (The RefSeq protein has 1 substitution compared to this genomic sequence), producing the protein MSIRPVYRPTIVKKRTKKFIRHQSDRYDKLRRNWRKPKGIDNRVRRRFKGQYLMPNIGYGSNKKTRHMLPTGFRKVLVHNVKELEVLMMQNRKFCAEIAHAVSSKKRKAIVERAQQLSIRVTNANARLRSEENE; encoded by the exons ATGTCAATCCGCCCGGTCTACAGGCCGACAATCGTTAAGAAGAGGACAAAGAAGTTCATCAGGCATCAAAGTGATCGCTATGACAAGCTGAAG CGCAACTGGCGTAAGCCCAAAGGTATCGACAACAGAGTTCGTAGGCGCTTCAAGGGGCAGTACCTCATGCCAAACATTGGTTATGGATCTAACAAAAAGACCCGTCACATGTTGCCCACTGGATTCCGCAAGGTCCTTGTACACAATGTTAAG gaGTTGGAGGTCTTGATGATGCAAAATCGCAAATTTTGCGCTGAAATCGCGCACGCAGTCAGTAGCAAGAAACGTAAAGCTATTGTAGAACGTGCCCAGCAGCTCTCCATCCGTGTAACGAATGCCAATGCTCGTCTGCGCTCTGAAGAGAACGAATAA